A stretch of DNA from Candidatus Pseudomonas phytovorans:
GTAGTCGAGCGCTGGCCATGCCGGCAATGGGGTAGCCGGCATCGTCCTGCACGCTGCTGATGATCTGGTTGATCGCCGCCGCTACGAGCATGCCGATCAAGCCGCCTTGGTTCTGCTGGTTCTCCTGGCTGGAGGCTGTGGCACTGCCAGTCCAGAGCGTGGTGCCGGTCTTCAGGTCGACCAGTTTGGCATTGGCGGTGACAATGGTCGCGCTGCTGATGACCATGTAGCGGGTGCCATAGTCGGATACCGTTACGTACAGGCCAGCGTCGGCGCCGAAGATTTCATGCAGTTTGGCAGTCGGTAGTTGATGAATATCCGCCGGGGTGGTCATGCCGTTCTGGCGGAAGGTTTCGTCTACCAGCGCCACTGGCATCACGTAGTAGCCAGCCTCTGCCAGTGGGTAGGTGACCTGCGACAGCATGCTGTAGGTCGCCTTCACATCGGGCGATTCGTTGAGCGGCGGCAGGATCAGGATCGACTTCGGACGACTTTGCTTATAGGCCGAGTAATCGATGGTCTTGCGCTCAGCGCAGCCGGTGAACAGGGCCAGGATGCAGGCGCCTGCCAGCAGTTGGGTGATGCGCTTGATCATTGCTGGGCTCCCTTGCTGGCATTGCTCATCAGGAAGTCCATATACGCCGCCGACTCGGGGAACAAGGCTTTTTCGGTGCGCAACTGCTGAATCATCTGGTCATCCTTGCCCAGTCCGGAGTACAGCAGGCCTAGCTGGGCGTGGTAGCCCGGCGGCACGGCGCCGTTCTTTGCCTTGATTTTCTCCAGGTCGCGCTCGAGGGCTGTCACCTGCTCTTCTTTCGAGTCGCCTTTCAGGTAGCCGTAAACCTGTGGCTGGTAGCTTTCCCACTGGTACAGCGGTTTAGGTGCGTTGCAGCCGGCCAGCAGAATGCTGCCCAGCACAAGGCCAGCGCAGCTGCGCATGGCCGGGAGGGTAATGCTCATGGAGGAGTCCTTCCTGGAATAAGGCTGTTACTGAGCCTTGGGGTTCCACTGGCCGCTTTCGACTGCGCCCACCAGTTTGTTCACCGCTTCGCGCATGGCCAGATCCAGGACCTTGCCGTTGAGCGTCGAGTCGTAACTTGCGGTGCCGCCAAAGCCAATGATCTCGCGGTTGGACAGCGCGTATTCACCTGCCCCCTGGCTTGAGTAGACCACTTCGGAAGTGCTGATGTTGACGATATTCAGCGCTACCTTTGCGTAGGCGATCTGGGTCTTGCCTCGTCCGAGAATGCCAAACAGCTGGTGGTCGCCGACTTCCTTGCGGCCGAACTCGGTGACGTCGCCAGTTACTACGAAGTCTGCCCCTTTCAGGCGTTGAGCCTGGCCCTTGATTGCAGCTTCCTGCTGGATCTCACTCATGTTGTCGCGATCGAGCACGCTGAAGCGGTTGGTTTGCTGCAGGTGAGTAATCAGGATGGTCTTGGCCTGGCCTCCGAGGCGGTCCACACCGTCAGAGAAGATGCCGCGCATGTAGCTGGAGCGGTTGTCGAACTTTCCGACGGCGATGGGAGCGCGCACGCCGCTATAGGGGCGGCTGACACTTTCGACCTGTTGCACGGCAACGGCGGTGGATGTTTCGGTAGCACAGCCGGCGAGGGACCCGGCAGCCAGCGCGGCTGCCAGCACGAGTCCATGTGATGCGTATTTCACGCGATTTCTCCAATAGATAAAACAATCTGTAGCAGGGGCGTAGGGCCGGCAAGCCGTCAGTACGCCCCAGTCAGGCAAATTAGCGAGGCTTGCGGTTGGTAATCAGGGTGCCCACGCCGCTGTCGGTGAAGATCTCCAGCAGCACTGCATTCGGAACGCGGCCGTCGATGATGTGCGAGCTGTTCACACCGCCCTGCACCGCATCCAGCGCACATTTGATCTTCGGCAGCATGCCGCCGTAGATGGTGCCGTCGGCGATCAGTTCGTTGACCTGTTCGGTGGTCAGGCCGGTCAGGACCTGGCCCTGCTTGTCCATCAGGCCGGCGATGTTGGTCAGCAGCATCAGCTTCTCGGCTTTCAGTGCCTCGGCCACCTTGCCCGCCACCAGGTCGGCGTTGATGTTGTACGACTCACCGTTGGCGCCCACGCCGATCGGCGCGATCACCGGGATGAAGTCACCCTTCACCAGCATGTTCAGCAGGTCGGTGTTCACGCTTACCACTTCGCCGACGTGGCCGATGTCGATGATTTCCGGGGTAGTCATCTCAGGGGTCTGGCGGCTGACGGTCAGCTTCTTGGCGCGGATCAGCTCCGCGTCCTTGCCGGTCAGGCCGATGGCGCTGCCGCCGTGGCGGTTGATCAGGTTGACGATGTCCTTGTTGACCTGGCCCCCGAGCACCATCTCCACCACGTCCATGGTCGCCGAGTCGGTGACGCGCATGCCGTCGATGAAGTGGCTTTCGATCGACAGGCGCTTGAGCAGGTCGCCGATCTGCGGGCCACCACCGTGGACCACCACCGGGTTGATGCCCACAGCCTTCATCAGCACGATGTCACGGGCGAAGCCGGTTTTCAGCTCCTCGCTTTCCATCGCGTTGCCGCCGTACTTGATCACCAGGGTCTTGCCGACAAAGCGGCGGATGTAAGGCAGTGCTTCGGACAAAACCTCGGCTACATGGGAAGCGGCATCGCGATCGAGGGTCATGCAGGGCTCCTGTAAGGAACAGATAGTCGGTCAGAACGGCAGTTGCAGCTCAGGTTCTACCCGCAGCAACTGGGTACGGAAAACATCCTTGATTCGTTGCAATTCGGCGTCGCTGTCGGCCTCGAAGCGCAGCACCAGC
This window harbors:
- a CDS encoding DUF799 domain-containing protein, which translates into the protein MIKRITQLLAGACILALFTGCAERKTIDYSAYKQSRPKSILILPPLNESPDVKATYSMLSQVTYPLAEAGYYVMPVALVDETFRQNGMTTPADIHQLPTAKLHEIFGADAGLYVTVSDYGTRYMVISSATIVTANAKLVDLKTGTTLWTGSATASSQENQQNQGGLIGMLVAAAINQIISSVQDDAGYPIAGMASARLLAPYPNGGILYGPRSPKYGTD
- a CDS encoding DUF4810 domain-containing protein, with product MSITLPAMRSCAGLVLGSILLAGCNAPKPLYQWESYQPQVYGYLKGDSKEEQVTALERDLEKIKAKNGAVPPGYHAQLGLLYSGLGKDDQMIQQLRTEKALFPESAAYMDFLMSNASKGAQQ
- a CDS encoding CsgG/HfaB family protein, which gives rise to MKYASHGLVLAAALAAGSLAGCATETSTAVAVQQVESVSRPYSGVRAPIAVGKFDNRSSYMRGIFSDGVDRLGGQAKTILITHLQQTNRFSVLDRDNMSEIQQEAAIKGQAQRLKGADFVVTGDVTEFGRKEVGDHQLFGILGRGKTQIAYAKVALNIVNISTSEVVYSSQGAGEYALSNREIIGFGGTASYDSTLNGKVLDLAMREAVNKLVGAVESGQWNPKAQ
- the argB gene encoding acetylglutamate kinase translates to MTLDRDAASHVAEVLSEALPYIRRFVGKTLVIKYGGNAMESEELKTGFARDIVLMKAVGINPVVVHGGGPQIGDLLKRLSIESHFIDGMRVTDSATMDVVEMVLGGQVNKDIVNLINRHGGSAIGLTGKDAELIRAKKLTVSRQTPEMTTPEIIDIGHVGEVVSVNTDLLNMLVKGDFIPVIAPIGVGANGESYNINADLVAGKVAEALKAEKLMLLTNIAGLMDKQGQVLTGLTTEQVNELIADGTIYGGMLPKIKCALDAVQGGVNSSHIIDGRVPNAVLLEIFTDSGVGTLITNRKPR